The following coding sequences lie in one Sandaracinaceae bacterium genomic window:
- a CDS encoding GNAT family N-acetyltransferase: MEDIAPKLAPLSPTPRTTLHRRAMRAVTDREALYDLLGDCTHVHVATPAPMALPMVFARIDDTLYLHGAVGNALLRGGRAEDTEVCLVATRVDGLVLARSAMHHSMNYRSAVVFGRLREVDTDAEKRAALDAIVDHALPGRAEECRPASDAELRVTRVVALSLTEASVKIRSAGPVDDEDDLPLPHWAGVLPLVEATLAPEPDAAHPVGTPTPPPSVVAARLRRAPHLEPFLMHAEVTFSGDATRLDLPRLLGWLRDESYWATDLTADTLVRAVVGSYTMAAYAPDGRMVAFGRVVTDSATFAWLADVFVHRDYRGRGISKVLVRNLVDHPRLAGLRRVMLGTRDAHGLYTPMGFDMVPDGRMMQRTTQAAACSVTER; encoded by the coding sequence ATGGAAGACATCGCCCCAAAGCTCGCTCCGCTCTCGCCCACGCCCCGCACCACGCTGCACCGTCGGGCCATGCGGGCCGTGACCGACCGTGAGGCGCTCTACGATCTCCTCGGCGACTGCACCCACGTGCACGTGGCCACGCCGGCGCCCATGGCGCTGCCCATGGTGTTCGCGCGCATCGACGACACGCTCTACCTGCACGGCGCCGTGGGCAACGCGCTGCTGCGCGGCGGCCGCGCCGAGGACACCGAGGTGTGCTTGGTGGCCACGCGCGTGGACGGGCTGGTGCTGGCGCGCTCGGCCATGCACCACTCCATGAACTACCGCAGCGCCGTGGTCTTTGGGCGGCTGCGCGAGGTGGACACCGACGCCGAGAAGCGCGCCGCGCTCGACGCCATCGTGGACCACGCCTTGCCGGGCCGCGCGGAAGAGTGCCGGCCGGCCAGTGACGCCGAGCTGCGCGTGACGCGCGTGGTGGCGCTGTCGCTCACGGAGGCCTCCGTCAAGATCCGGAGCGCCGGGCCGGTGGACGACGAAGACGACCTGCCGCTGCCCCACTGGGCGGGTGTGCTGCCGCTGGTGGAGGCCACCCTGGCGCCCGAGCCCGACGCCGCGCATCCGGTGGGCACGCCCACGCCGCCCCCCTCGGTGGTGGCCGCCCGGCTGCGGCGCGCGCCGCACCTCGAGCCCTTCCTGATGCACGCCGAGGTGACATTTTCTGGCGACGCGACGCGCCTCGACCTGCCGCGCTTGCTGGGCTGGCTGCGCGACGAATCGTACTGGGCCACCGACCTCACGGCAGACACGCTGGTGCGCGCGGTGGTGGGCTCGTACACGATGGCCGCCTACGCGCCCGACGGTCGGATGGTGGCCTTTGGGCGCGTGGTGACCGACAGCGCCACCTTTGCGTGGCTGGCCGACGTGTTCGTGCACCGCGACTATCGTGGGCGCGGCATCTCGAAGGTGCTGGTGCGCAACCTGGTGGACCACCCGCGGCTCGCGGGCCTGCGCCGGGTCATGCTGGGCACGCGCGACGCGCACGGGCTGTACACGCCCATGGGCTTCGACATGGTGCCCGACGGACGCATGATGCAGCGCACCACGCAGGCTGCGGCGTGCAGCGTCACGGAGAGGTGA
- a CDS encoding sigma-70 family RNA polymerase sigma factor, whose amino-acid sequence MSSPSAWTLPPELRTELNALFVRLADGDRGAIDPAYRLLWPALRAFVGRALGPAREHEADDVTQAALLKLFAEAPRYDPARDAYAWALTLTGWELRSAHTRARRDRSAPLDAAQAHASGHASPEEDAIQRGELQHLREAIALLSPGDRQVIEQVLTESHPSDATFRKRRERAMTRLRAFLKDVHGT is encoded by the coding sequence TTGTCGTCTCCCTCCGCCTGGACCCTGCCGCCTGAGCTCCGCACGGAGCTCAACGCGCTCTTCGTGCGGCTCGCCGATGGCGATCGTGGCGCGATCGACCCAGCGTATCGACTGCTGTGGCCTGCGCTGCGCGCCTTCGTGGGCCGCGCTCTCGGACCCGCACGCGAGCACGAGGCCGACGACGTGACCCAGGCGGCGTTGCTCAAGCTGTTCGCGGAGGCGCCGCGCTACGACCCGGCGCGCGATGCCTACGCCTGGGCCTTGACCCTCACCGGCTGGGAGCTGCGCAGCGCCCACACCCGCGCGCGGCGCGACCGCAGCGCGCCGCTCGATGCCGCGCAGGCCCACGCGAGCGGGCACGCGTCCCCCGAAGAGGACGCCATCCAGAGGGGCGAGCTGCAGCACTTGCGCGAGGCGATCGCGCTCTTGTCGCCCGGGGACCGCCAGGTCATCGAGCAGGTGCTCACGGAGTCCCACCCCAGCGACGCCACGTTTCGGAAGCGGCGCGAGCGCGCCATGACGCGCCTGCGCGCCTTCCTGAAGGATGTCCATGGCACCTGA
- a CDS encoding CAP domain-containing protein translates to MRPTPRALLLLVLALMTTSLACSDATAVPDCTADMEAEVCAVFQLVNQERVSRGLAPYGWSSELAVASQRHAEDMVAQDYFSHTSLDGREFGDRAVDANYDGSPRGENIAAGQQSAESVMDSWMNSPGHRNNILSTGSNEIGIGLHDFHWVQNFGFTEPTE, encoded by the coding sequence ATGCGACCGACCCCACGTGCCCTGCTGCTCCTGGTGCTGGCTCTGATGACGACGTCCCTCGCGTGCAGTGACGCCACCGCCGTCCCGGACTGCACGGCGGACATGGAGGCCGAGGTGTGCGCCGTGTTCCAGCTCGTGAACCAAGAGCGTGTGTCGCGTGGCCTCGCACCGTACGGTTGGAGCAGCGAGCTCGCCGTGGCCTCGCAGCGGCACGCCGAGGACATGGTGGCGCAGGACTACTTCAGCCACACCTCGCTGGACGGCCGCGAGTTCGGCGACCGCGCCGTCGACGCCAACTACGACGGCAGCCCACGTGGCGAGAACATCGCAGCGGGCCAGCAGTCGGCCGAGTCCGTCATGGACTCGTGGATGAACTCCCCCGGCCACCGCAACAACATCCTGTCCACCGGCTCCAACGAGATCGGCATCGGGCTGCACGACTTCCACTGGGTGCAGAACTTCGGGTTCACCGAGCCGACCGAGTAG